CGGGGTAGAGCACCTTGGTGATGTTCTCGGCGAAGGTCTGCGCGCGGACCGCCTCGGCGTAGTCGCCGGCGTTGAAGATGGCCAGGTCGAAGGCCTTGGTGGCCTGGGCGCTCCACAGCCGCAGCGTGTTCACTCGGCCGTTCTGGTAGCCGGGAACCATGTAGTTGTACGGCAGGCCGAGCACATTCCAGGACGGCACCCAGCGGGTCCGCTCGACGTCTCCATCGCGGTAGGTCTCGGTGTAGCCGCCGAAGTCGACCTGGACGGCGGCTTCGGGGTGCGGGAAGCCCCAGGGCTCACCCAGCGACAGCCAGGTGTCGGGCTGCTCGACCTGGCGGCCGTCGACGAAGGTCTGCTTGAAGATCCCGTACTCGTAGCGAATGCCGTAGCCGATGCAGGGGATGCTCATCGTGGCCAGCGAGTCGACGAAGCAGGCCGCGAGCCGTCCCAGGCCGCCGTTGCCCAGGCCGGGCTCGACTTCCTGGGCGCGCAGGGTGACCAGATCCAGGCCACAGGCGGCCATGGCCTTCTCGGCGATCTCGCCCAGGTCGGTGGCCAGCAGCGCGTTGCCTAGCTGGCGTCCGAGCAGGTACTCCGCCGACAGGTAGCCGACCGCCTTCTCCTTGGTCTCGCGCTGGTGCCGGGTGGTCTCCAGCCAGCGCGCCATCAGGTAGTGCCGGACGGTCCTGGCCAGCGCCAGGTACTGGTCGTTCACGGTCGAGCGGGACAGGGCTACGCCCTGGCCGGTGTTGAGTTCGCGCAGGAACTCCTTCACGAAGCCGTCCACGGTGGCCGGCGGCGCCGTGACCGGCGCCAGCGCGAGCGGATGGGTGGGCGTCGTCATCGGCCCATAGCGGTGAATCTCGGTGGACGGCGTCTCGTCCGCCGGAGCCTGGCCAGCCAGTACCTGATCACTACTCATGCGGGTCACCGTAACCAACTCACGTAACAGGTGCGAAAACGTCACCGCAAAGTCCACGACGGTTTCGGGGGCCTGGCCCCCGAGCGATCGGTGCGGTATACCGCCCGACTCAGGCCAGGTAGTCCAGGCCAATGTCCAGGACGTGCGCCGAATGAGTGAGCCAGCCGACCGAGATCAGATCGACCCCGGCTTCGGCGATCGGCACGGCGCTGGCCGGCGTGATTCGTCCGGACGCCTCGGTGATCAGCCGGCCGTCGACAATGGCCACCGCCTCGCGCAGCAACTCGGGTCCCATGTTGTCGAGCAGGACGGCGTCAGCGCCCACCTCGAGCAGTTCGCTCAGCTGGGACAGCGAGTCGACCTCGACCTCGATCTTGACCAGGTGTCCGACCCCGGCTTTGGCCGCGAGCACCGCCGCCCGGACGCTGCCGGCGGCGGCGATGTGGTTGTCCTTGATCAGGACGGCATCGTCCAGGCCGAAGCGGTGGTTGGCGCCCCCGCCGGCCAGCACGGCGTGCTTCTGCAGGGCGCGCAGCCCGGGCAGGGTCTTGCGGGTGTCGACCACGCGGGCCTTGGTGTGGGCGATCGCGTCGGCGATGGTGGCGGTGCCGGTGGCCACCCCGGAGAGGTGGCCGAGGAAGTTCAGGGCCACCCGCTCGCCGGTGAGCAGGCCGCGGGCCGGTCCGGTGATGGTGGCGATCACGGTGCCCGGGGCCACCCGGCTGCCGTCGGGCAGCAGGTCGTGCACGTCGATCCGCGGATCGACCAGTTCCCAGGCCAGCCGGGCGCACTCGCCGCCGGCGATCACTCCGGGCTCGCGGGAGACCAGGGCGACCCGGGCCTCCTGGTCGGCCGGGATGATGGCGTCGGTGGTGAGGTCGCCGGCCCGTCCCAGGTCCTCCAGGAGGGCGGCGCGGACCAGCGGCTCGATCATCAACCGCGGCAGCATCCTCATCGCTGGCCGCCGACCGGGGCCAGTGCGGTGTCCACTCGATCGCCGGGCAGGCTGAGCAGGTGCTCGGCGGTCTCGGCGGTCTGCGGGAAGTCGGTGCGCGTGTGGCCGCCCCGGGACTCCTCACGGCGCAACGCGGCTCCGACCAGCAAGGTGGCCACCAGCCCGGCGTCGTGCTCACGCAGCGGCTTCAGTTCGTCCAATGCGACGGCCAGGCCGGCCGCGTCCCGCAGCACCCCGGCCGCGCGGCTGGTGATGGTGCGCACCTGGTCGACTACCGGGTCGGGCTGCCAGCCATCGTCGATCCGGCGGGCCGGAACGGCCGGCGGCAGGCCTGCTCCCGCGCCAGTGGACTTCCAGCCCTGGGCCACCCAGCGGCCGCAGACAACGGCCTCCAGCAGCGAGTTGCTGGCCAGCCGGTTGGCGCCGTGCAGTCCGGTTGAGGCGACCTCGCCGGCTGCGTACAGCCCGGGGACGGTGCTGTGCCCGGCCAGATCAACCAGCACCCCACCCATGTGGTAGTGGGCGGCCGGACGAACCGGCAGCAGATCGCGGGTGGGATCCAGGCCGGCCTCGCGGGCGGTGGCGTAGATCGAACCGAACAGCGTGGCGAAGCGTTCTCCGGGATCCTTGGTGGCGTCCAGGAAGACCCGATGGCCGGCCTGCAGCTGGGCCCACTCGGCGCGGGACACCACGTCGCGAGCCGACAGCGGGTTGCGCAGCACCCATTCGCCGGCCTCATTGACCAGGATCGCGCCCTCACCGCGGACGGCCTCGCTGACCAGCGGCATCGGGTCGATGCCGACGTCCAGCGCGGTCGGGTGGAACTGCACCATCTCGATGTCGCGCAGCACCGCGCCGGCCCGATGCGCCAGCGCCAGGCCCTGGCCGCGCGAG
The nucleotide sequence above comes from Propionicimonas paludicola. Encoded proteins:
- the nadC gene encoding carboxylating nicotinate-nucleotide diphosphorylase, translated to MRMLPRLMIEPLVRAALLEDLGRAGDLTTDAIIPADQEARVALVSREPGVIAGGECARLAWELVDPRIDVHDLLPDGSRVAPGTVIATITGPARGLLTGERVALNFLGHLSGVATGTATIADAIAHTKARVVDTRKTLPGLRALQKHAVLAGGGANHRFGLDDAVLIKDNHIAAAGSVRAAVLAAKAGVGHLVKIEVEVDSLSQLSELLEVGADAVLLDNMGPELLREAVAIVDGRLITEASGRITPASAVPIAEAGVDLISVGWLTHSAHVLDIGLDYLA
- a CDS encoding L-aspartate oxidase — translated: MSRDIEAGCPVIIGAGLAGLSAAIELSPQPCIVLSAGAVSTGTSTGWAQGGMAAAVGADDDPELHASDTLAAGAGLCEPSVVSAITGAAPEAIAWLTGLGAGFDRDAGGTLRLGLEGAHSRRRIVHADGDRTGAVLLETVVDQARRLPSVALWDHSPALAVLTRDGAACGVLVDGPDGPFEVHTDTVLLATGGIGGLFSHTTNPLPSRGQGLALAHRAGAVLRDIEMVQFHPTALDVGIDPMPLVSEAVRGEGAILVNEAGEWVLRNPLSARDVVSRAEWAQLQAGHRVFLDATKDPGERFATLFGSIYATAREAGLDPTRDLLPVRPAAHYHMGGVLVDLAGHSTVPGLYAAGEVASTGLHGANRLASNSLLEAVVCGRWVAQGWKSTGAGAGLPPAVPARRIDDGWQPDPVVDQVRTITSRAAGVLRDAAGLAVALDELKPLREHDAGLVATLLVGAALRREESRGGHTRTDFPQTAETAEHLLSLPGDRVDTALAPVGGQR